The Falco naumanni isolate bFalNau1 chromosome 1, bFalNau1.pat, whole genome shotgun sequence genome window below encodes:
- the RHBDF2 gene encoding inactive rhomboid protein 2 — translation MSAGDKNRGCRSSSSRLQSKKPPNLSIVIPPREAEEDGIRKEPSKVPIYRKSKSLQEPRSKGSDSLEHRPGFRRQTSLSQSIRKGTAQWFGISSDWEGKRQQWQRKSLQHCSMRYGKLKPAYRDMELPSQEVPSFQGTESPKTAKMPKIVDPLARGRPFRHPDETDRPHTPHHVLPPLTPSVVSLASFNSIRSGYSRLPRRKRESVAHMSFKAAAALLRGRSVLEPLAPKQRSNKRSFMYPSFMDEDMVDAADTLDSSFFSKMDMHDETYSMPDDVFESPPLSATYLRMHPVGEDARLSPEVEQPTQREGTQLASASAGTSPAPRRGRRIASKVKHFAFDRKKRYYGLGVVGKWLNRTYRRSLSSIVQSQLEITDSHRPYFTYWITFVHILITLLVIGTYGIAPIGFTQHVTTELVLRNKGVYESVKYIQQENFWIGPSSIDLIHLGAKFSPCIRKDRQVERLIQRERDRERGSGCCVQNDNSGCIQTLPQDCSETLATFIKWPGTNAPARGSGEKRTSGAVCHQDPRTCEEPASNPPHVWPDDITKWPICTYETKTNHTGFAHMDCQIKGRPCCIGTKGSCEITTREYCEFMHGYFHEEATLCSQVHCLDEVCGLLPFLNPEVPDQFYRLWLSLFLHAGVIHCLVSVTFQMTVLRDLEKLAGWHRISIIFILSGITGNLASAIFLPYRAEVGPAGSQFGLLACLFVELFQSWQVLEKPWKAFLNLFGIVLFLFICGLLPWIDNIAHLFGFLSGLLLSFAFLPYITFGTVDKYRKRAMIIVSLLVFMGLFASLVVWLYVYPVNWRWVEYLTCLPFTSKFCEKYELEQVLH, via the exons ATGTCAGCCGGCGACAAGAACAGGGGCTGCCgctccagcagcagccgccTGCAGAGCAAGAAGCCCCCCAACCTTTCCATCGTTATCCCCCCCcgggaggcagaggaggatgGCATCCGTAAGGAG CCCTCCAAGGTTCCCATCTACCGAAAGAGTAAGAGCCTGCAGGAGCCCCGCTCAAAAGGATCTGACAGCTTGGAGCACCGGCCCGGCTTCCGCCGGCAGACTTCCCTGTCCCAGAGCATCCGCAA GGGCACAGCACAATGGTTTGGCATCAGCAGCGACTGGGAGGGGAAGCGGCAGCAGTGGCAGCGCAAGAgcttgcagcactgcagcatgaGATATGGCAAGCTGAAGCCTGCCTACCGTGACATGGAGCTGCCCAGCCAGGAGGTGCCCTCCTTCCAAGGCACCGAATCACCCAAGACTGCCAAGATGCCCAAG aTCGTGGACCCGCTGGCCAGGGGCCGTCCCTTCCGCCATCCTGATGAGACTGACCGTCCCCACACACCTCACCACGTCCTGCCCCCACTCACCCCCAGCGTTGTCTCCTTGGCATCCTTCAACAGCATCCGCTCCGGCTACAGCCGCCTGCCGCGCAGGAAGAGGGAGTCTGTTGCCCACATGAGCTTCAAGGCGGCCGCAGCCCTTCTCCGC GGACGCTCTGTCCTGGAGCCGCTGGCTCCCAAGCAGAGGAGTAACAAGAGGAGCTTCATGTACCCCAGCTTCATGGACGAGGACATGGTGGATGCTGCCGATACCCTGGACTCATCCTTCTTCAGTAAG ATGGACATGCATGATGAGACGTACTCCATGCCCGATGATGTCTTCGAGTCGCCGCCTCTATCGGCCACGTACTTACGCATGCACCCGGTGGGGGAGGATGCCAGGTTGTCTCCTGAGGTGGAGCAGCCCACCCA gCGGGAGGGTACCCAGCTTGCTTCAGCCTCTGctggcaccagcccagctccccgGCGAGGCAGGCGCATCGCTTCCAAAGTGAAGCACTTTGCTTTTGACCGCAAGAAACGCTACTACGGGCTGGGGGTGGtagggaagtggctgaacagGACGTACCGCCGCAGCCTGAGCAGCATCGTGCAGTCGCAGCTGGAGATCACAGACAGCCACCG GCCGTATTTCACATACTGGATCACCTTTGTCCACATCCTCATCACCTTGCTGGTCATTGGCACCTATGGCATTGCCCCCATTGGCTTCACCCAGCACGTGACGACAGAGTTA GTGCTGAGGAACAAGGGTGTCTACGAGAGCGTTAAGTACATCCAGCAGGAGAACTTCTGGATCGGGCCCAGCTCG ATCGACCTGATCCACCTGGGAGCCAAGTTCTCCCCCTGCATCCGGAAGGATCGGCAGGTGGAGCGGCTCATCCAGCGCGAGCGGGACCGGGAGcgtggctctggctgctgcgTTCAGAACGACAACTCGGGCTGCATCCAGACCCTGCCGCAGGACTGTTCG GAGACACTAGCAACGTTCATCAAGTGGCCAGGCACCAATGCACCGGCCAGGGGCTCGGGTGAGAAGCGGACATCAGGGGCTGTGTGTCACCAGGACCCCAG gacctgtgagGAGCCAGCATCCAACCCACCCCACGTGTGGCCAGACGACATCACCAAGTGGCCG ATCTGCACCTACGAgaccaaaaccaaccacacGGGCTTCGCCCACATGGACTGCCAGATCAAGGGCAGGCCCTGCTGCATCGGCACCAAGGGCAG CTGTGAGATCACGACGCGGGAATACTGCGAGTTCATGCATGGCTACTTCCATGAGGAGGCAACGCTCTGCTCACAG GTGCACTGCCTGGATGAGGTCTGTGGTCTCCTGCCCTTCCTCAACCCAGAGGTCCCCGACCAGTTCTACCGCCTGTGGCTGTCCCTGTTCCTGCACGCTGG CGTCATCCATTGCCTGGTGTCAGTGACTTTCCAGATGACAGTGCTGAGGGACCTGGAGAAGCTGGCAGGCTGGCATCGCATCTCCATCATTTTCATCCTCAGTGGCATCACGGGCAATCTGGCCAGTGCCATCTTCCTGCCGTACAGGGCAGAG gtggGCCCTGCTGGGTCCCAGTTTGGCTTGCTAGCCTGCCTCTTCGTGGAGCTCTTCCAGAGCTGGCAAGTGCTGGAGAAACCCTGGAAAGCCTTCCTCAACCTCTTCGGCATtgtcctcttcctcttcatctgCGGCCTTTTGCCATGGATAGATAACATCGCTCACCTCTTTGGCTTCCTCAGCggcctcctcctctccttcgCCTTCCTGCCCTACATCACCTTCGGCACAGTGGACAAGTACCGTAAGCGAGCCATGATCATAGTCTCCTTGCTGGTCTTCATGGGGCTCTTTGCCTCGCTGGTGGTCTGGCTCTACGTCTACCCTGTGAACTGGCGCTGGGTGGAATATCTCACCTGCCTGCCCTTCACCAGCAAGTTCTGCGAGAAGTACGAGCTGGAGCAGGTCCTGCACTGA
- the AANAT gene encoding serotonin N-acetyltransferase produces the protein MPALSALPFLKPIHLRSPRSSAGGQRRHTLPASEFRCLSPEDAVSVFEIEREAFISVSGDCPLHLDEIRHFLNLCPELSLGWFEEGRLVAFIIGSLWDQERLSQAALTLHKPLGTAVHIHVLAVHRTFRQQGKGSILMWRYLQYLRCLPFARRALLMCEDFLVPFYQKCGFEVLGPCEVTVGELAFIEMQHPVRGHAFMRRNSGC, from the exons atGCCGGCACTCAGCGCATTGCCTTTCCTGAAGCCCATTCACCTGAGGTCCCCCCGAAGCTCGGCGGGGGGCCAGCGCCGCCACACTCTGCCCGCCAGCGAGTTTCGCTGCCTCAGCCCCGAGGATGCTGTCAGCGTGTTTGAGATCGAGCGGGAAG CCTTTATATCTGTTTCTGGGGACTGTCCCCTCCACCTGGATGAGATCCGCCACTTTCTGAACCTGTGCCCGGAGCTCTCCCTTGGCTGGTTTGAGGAAGGGCGGCTTGTGGCGTTCATCATCGGCTCCCTCTGGGACCAGGAGAGGCTCAGCCAG GCAGCGCTGACCCTGCACAAGCCGCTAGGCACGGCAGTGCACATTCACGTGCTGGCTGTGCACCGCACCTTCCGGCAGCAGGGCAAGGGCTCCATCCTCATGTGGCGGTACCTGCAGTACCTGCGGTGCCTGCCCTTTGCCCGGCGTGCCCTGCTCATGTGCGAAGATTTCCTTGTACCCTTCTACCAGAAGTGCGGTTTTGAGGTGCTGGGGCCCTGTGAGGTGACGGTGGGGGAGCTGGCCTTCATCGAGATGCAGCATCCTGTGAGGGGACATGCCTTCATGCGCAGGAACAGTGGCTGCTGA